The segment CATGGATTTTTGGAACGGATAGGAGATAGAGGGATGATTTTGGGATGGGCGCCGTAGGTGAAGATGCTGTCCCACCCTTCCGTTGGAGTGTTTCTTACGCACAGCGGATGGAACTCCGTGATAGAGAGTATCAGCTTCGGAATTGCTATGCCGGGATGGCCATATTTTGTGGATCAGTTTCTCAATTGCAGATTTGTCAAAGATGTGTGGAAGATTGGGATGGACTTTGAGGGTGTGGTTGTTGACGAATATAGATTGGTTTCGAGAGAAGAGGTGGAGAAGGGGGTGAGGAGGATTATGGAATGTGAAGAGGCAAGGCAAAGGGTGTTGAAATTGAAGGAGGTAACAGTTAAAGCGGTTAGCTCAGGTGGTTCTTCCTTCCGCAACCTGAACAAGTTTATTCAGGACATTACTCGAATTGCCATATCTGTTAAGGGTTAAATGATGCCTTCGATGCTCTAGATCAATGATGATAAAAGGCGTACATCACAGCTCCATGAAGGTGATATTCGGTGTTCTAGACAATTCTAAAGACCACTCAAATCCAGAATGTGATTTGTGTATCAGCTTTCCTAGTTTTAGGGTTTATTTTAAGATTGGGTTATTGGTTATTAGCAAGATGACGGTATGGGTTCTGCATGTCTTTACATGACTGTTCAAAATATGATTCGTGTATCAGCTTTCTTAGTTTTAGGGTTTCTTTTAAGATTGGGTTATTGGGTACTAGCGGGATGACAGTATGTGTTCTGCGCGTCTTTACAAGACTGTTGTTGCAGATTTTACTTTCTGGTTTTCATGATTTTGTTCAAAGTTTTTTTTGTTCATTCTATGTTTGTAAAGTGTTGTCATTATCAACTGTTATTTCAGTGTCCTTGAGGTTATTACTTGTATTGTTGCAGTTAATTATTCTCTATATACAACCTTTTTGTTGATTACTATTCTTTTTATTATAAATGAGTTTTTTCCAATACAAAACAAACAAATAGTGTAAAAATGTACAATGTGCTATTGATGTGGTTGTTTAAGAAGACGTGAGATTTTAATGGCATATATATTTATCAAGTTTTTAATAGATTGTTGTCTGTTGATGGGAAAATTATGTTATAATGTGTCTCTCAAGCTTGCCAGATGATTTGATGAAGGATTTGGTTGAGTATATATATTATTGATTGAAGATGTGAATGGTtgagatctgaagatgtataaaaatATACGAGTAACATGCACTGGGGTGACTTTATTtcacatctcaaattttttcttgTTTAAATTGAACATTAACAATACAATAAATTGGAtgagaccttcaaaaaattatcttatgttattttattattttacacTCTTTGTCATATCTTAATAGTAGGGCATAACATGTTCATTTATGAAACACATGTAGATATATTAGGTTGCACCTGATTCCATTATGTCTATCATTTCTAGGTTGTTGGGCTTCTTATGTAGGATCGAGTATTCTTTGAGTAGGAAAAATTCATAGTTTTTAGAATCTTGTCATAAGTTGTCATAGTTTCTTGATATCTAATCTTTTCAAAATTTGCCATATGCTTCCTTTTTTAGCGTCATTATGGTGTTTCTAGAATCACTATCAATGATGATTCTTTTGTATCCTCTATCCTTCACAATCACAATTCCATGATAGACTATAGACACCTTCGCAAAGCTTGAGGTTTGAACTCCAAGGTTAGCCATGTAGGGCAGAATCATTTTACCACCTAAGTCCCTTATGACCCCATCCCCACCCCCCAACCCGAGTTTCCTCTTGACAAGCAGTCAAAATTCAATTTCAACTAATTAGTATTGAGAGGGTTGGGGGGGACTATTTAATTGCATTTCTAAAACCAATAGGAGGATAAATGAGGTTGGAAAGGGAATTTGCCAAACTCCAACTTCTAACAATCTGCCAATCTACGAAAGAGGGCGAGTGAGTGTCTTTTTTCACAAGGCAACCCATATTTTATTTGATACTCTTATCTATGAAGATGGATAAATATTCCCAACTTCTTTTCCTATCTTTGAATATTTGTTGTTTTGTTCTTTCCATACACTCCACTCCGTACATGGAATAAGGCCTGCCACCAAAGTTCCCTAATGAAGGGATGAGATGATGGAGGTGGCCAACCAAAAGTGTTTCCTTTAGGATCCCTATTCCACACACAAGCTACCAAGGAAATGTTCATTATTCCCTATCTAGTATTTgaggagaaaggaaaatgaaaaataATATGGTGTTAGAAACACAGTTGTCATTGCAACCAAATATCGACCTATCAATACTCAAGTATTGTACTACACAACACTAggaaaccaagggcacacaccttgaaaGAATcagcccaatgcaagaaaggtatttgaacctatgacccatgctctaataccacttgctaGAAACATAATTATCAttgtaccaaaagatcaacctattaatgtttGATACAATGGTGAGACTTAATGAACCTATGGGatgcagtta is part of the Cryptomeria japonica chromosome 10, Sugi_1.0, whole genome shotgun sequence genome and harbors:
- the LOC131076856 gene encoding 7-deoxyloganetic acid glucosyltransferase-like — encoded protein: MLSHPSVGVFLTHSGWNSVIESISFGIAMPGWPYFVDQFLNCRFVKDVWKIGMDFEGVVVDEYRLVSREEVEKGVRRIMECEEARQRVLKLKEVTVKAVSSGGSSFRNLNKFIQDITRIAISVKG